The following proteins are co-located in the Rhodococcus opacus B4 genome:
- a CDS encoding TetR/AcrR family transcriptional regulator: MVSSSKGATPPIEVGNAADWRRLEPTKLTPILSASLDAFYEHGFHGTSVRDIARRVGVTVPALYYHHENKEAVLLALLELSTSDVLERAHAASADGGDDPVQRLANVIEAIVLRMTMRSRLAALESEVRYLSPENRQRYRTVRKGVEELVLEIVREGKKRELFDVADAAETTRALLGMCQSIPRWYHAEGKLTPDAVARKYVEIAMKTVGSTELPVKPKKRRTADV; this comes from the coding sequence ATGGTCAGCTCATCCAAGGGTGCGACGCCGCCCATCGAGGTCGGCAATGCCGCAGACTGGCGCCGCCTCGAACCCACGAAGTTGACGCCGATCCTCAGCGCCTCCCTCGACGCGTTCTACGAACACGGCTTCCACGGCACCTCGGTGCGCGACATCGCCCGCCGAGTCGGTGTCACGGTACCCGCTCTCTACTACCACCACGAGAACAAGGAGGCCGTTCTCCTCGCGCTTCTCGAACTCTCCACCAGCGACGTCCTCGAGCGGGCCCACGCCGCCAGCGCCGACGGCGGCGACGATCCGGTGCAGCGACTCGCCAACGTGATCGAGGCGATCGTGCTGCGGATGACCATGCGGTCCCGCCTGGCGGCGCTCGAGAGCGAGGTCCGCTACCTGAGCCCGGAGAACCGGCAGCGTTACCGCACCGTCCGCAAGGGCGTGGAGGAACTGGTCCTCGAGATCGTCCGGGAAGGCAAGAAGCGGGAACTGTTCGACGTGGCGGATGCCGCCGAGACCACGCGGGCGCTTCTCGGTATGTGCCAGTCGATTCCGCGCTGGTATCACGCCGAAGGCAAGCTGACCCCGGATGCCGTGGCCCGCAAGTACGTCGAGATCGCCATGAAGACGGTCGGCTCCACCGAGCTTCCCGTCAAGCCGAAGAAGAGGCGCACCGCCGACGTCTGA
- a CDS encoding SDR family oxidoreductase, which yields MTIAVTGATGSIGGKVLERLGGGAGVRLIGRNAQRLEPLAEHFDSGFAVATYADGPAMTAALDGVRLLFLVSGHESATRRDEHRTVVDAARAAGVERIVYLSFLGAAPECTFTFGRDHYFTEQHIRESGLKYTFLQDSWYQSMIPLMADEQGVIRGPAGDGRVSAVAPDDVADGVTAVLTTGNGDHDGVTYRLTGPEAFTLTEAADTITRVTGRSVRFENETLDEAYASRAHYGAPEFEVAGWVTSYAAIAAGELAVVTGDVEALTGRPPRTFAEYLYSYT from the coding sequence ATGACCATTGCAGTGACCGGAGCGACGGGGTCGATCGGCGGGAAGGTGCTCGAGCGGCTCGGCGGCGGCGCCGGGGTGCGGCTGATCGGGCGCAACGCGCAGCGGCTCGAGCCGCTGGCCGAGCACTTCGACTCCGGGTTCGCCGTGGCCACGTACGCCGACGGTCCGGCGATGACCGCCGCGCTGGACGGCGTCCGGTTGCTGTTCCTCGTCTCCGGTCACGAGAGCGCGACCCGACGCGACGAGCACCGAACGGTGGTGGACGCCGCGCGTGCCGCCGGAGTGGAGCGGATCGTCTACCTGTCGTTTCTCGGCGCGGCGCCGGAGTGCACGTTCACGTTCGGACGCGACCACTACTTCACGGAGCAGCACATCCGGGAGAGCGGGCTGAAGTACACGTTTCTGCAGGACAGCTGGTATCAGTCGATGATTCCGCTGATGGCCGACGAGCAGGGCGTCATCCGCGGACCGGCCGGCGACGGCCGGGTGAGCGCGGTGGCGCCCGACGACGTCGCCGATGGCGTGACGGCGGTCCTGACCACGGGTAACGGCGACCACGACGGCGTCACCTACCGGCTGACCGGCCCGGAGGCGTTCACTCTCACCGAGGCGGCGGACACGATCACGAGGGTGACCGGACGTTCGGTGCGTTTCGAGAACGAGACCCTGGACGAGGCGTACGCCTCCCGGGCTCACTACGGGGCGCCGGAATTCGAGGTCGCAGGGTGGGTGACCTCGTACGCAGCGATCGCGGCCGGCGAGTTGGCGGTGGTGACGGGCGACGTCGAGGCGCTCACCGGGCGCCCGCCGCGGACCTTCGCCGAGTACCTTTACAGCTACACTTGA
- a CDS encoding APC family permease — MSVDAAGEINREDAPRSVRAAPRQQYITWIALAMMTTSSVASLRSAPSMAVYGLACVFLYVVPAIVFLLPTSLVSAELASGWSGGVYRWVGEGISAKMGFLAVWCQFAMTIFYYPTLLAYVASTFAYVINPALAANGLYTAIIIVTLFWTGVLVSSRGMKAVAGLSSAGLVLGTLIPGVLLIVMGIVFLGQGNASAAPMEFSALLPAWTGIASLVLIVNNFLSYSGMEMNAVHVSSLRRLASEFPRAMFVAMGLVLGIFILPAIAISWVVPAEKLSLTAGVMQAFDTFFAYFGFGWATPVLALMLIAASLGGMLTWLAGPSKGLLMIGRQDGFLPPILQRLNKHGIQQNILVAQGAVTTLIALLYAFIPEVSSAYWILSVITTQVYLVVYVLMFVAAMRLRRQQPDHPRGYRAPALFVLCWVGIVASLAAFCIGFVPPSQFGGGSVFVYVLIVGGGFGIVGLGVPLLILALRKPSWKQDLSADPLSEEA; from the coding sequence ATGAGTGTTGACGCCGCCGGAGAGATCAACCGGGAAGACGCGCCCCGTTCGGTGAGAGCCGCGCCCCGGCAGCAGTACATCACGTGGATCGCGCTGGCGATGATGACCACCAGTTCGGTGGCCAGCCTGCGGTCGGCGCCCTCGATGGCCGTGTACGGGCTGGCCTGCGTCTTCCTGTACGTAGTGCCTGCGATCGTGTTCCTGCTCCCGACATCCCTGGTGTCCGCGGAACTCGCCTCCGGATGGTCCGGCGGCGTGTACCGCTGGGTGGGCGAAGGCATCTCGGCGAAGATGGGCTTTCTGGCCGTCTGGTGCCAGTTCGCGATGACGATCTTCTACTACCCGACACTCCTCGCCTATGTCGCGAGCACCTTTGCGTACGTGATCAATCCGGCCCTCGCCGCCAACGGCCTGTACACGGCGATCATCATCGTCACCCTGTTCTGGACCGGTGTCCTCGTGTCCTCACGGGGAATGAAGGCCGTCGCCGGACTGTCGAGTGCCGGGCTGGTGCTGGGCACCCTGATTCCCGGCGTGCTGCTCATCGTCATGGGCATCGTGTTCCTCGGCCAGGGCAACGCCTCGGCCGCGCCGATGGAGTTCAGCGCCCTGCTGCCCGCGTGGACCGGCATCGCCAGTCTCGTACTGATCGTCAACAACTTCCTGTCCTACTCGGGCATGGAGATGAACGCCGTCCACGTGTCGAGCCTGCGACGGCTGGCGAGCGAATTCCCCCGCGCGATGTTCGTGGCCATGGGACTGGTCCTCGGCATCTTCATCCTTCCGGCCATCGCCATCAGCTGGGTGGTGCCCGCCGAGAAGTTGTCGCTCACCGCCGGGGTGATGCAGGCGTTCGACACGTTCTTCGCCTACTTCGGGTTCGGCTGGGCCACTCCCGTTCTGGCGCTCATGCTCATCGCCGCCTCCCTCGGCGGCATGCTCACCTGGCTGGCCGGCCCGTCCAAGGGACTGCTCATGATCGGGCGGCAGGACGGATTCCTGCCGCCGATCCTGCAGCGACTCAACAAACACGGGATCCAGCAGAACATCCTGGTCGCGCAGGGCGCGGTCACCACCCTGATCGCCCTGCTCTACGCGTTCATCCCCGAGGTGTCCAGCGCCTACTGGATCCTCTCCGTCATCACCACGCAGGTGTATCTCGTCGTGTACGTGCTGATGTTCGTCGCCGCGATGAGACTGCGCAGGCAACAGCCCGACCATCCGCGCGGCTACCGGGCACCCGCACTGTTCGTGCTGTGCTGGGTGGGCATCGTCGCCAGCCTTGCCGCCTTCTGCATCGGCTTCGTGCCGCCCTCCCAATTCGGCGGCGGCAGCGTCTTCGTCTACGTCCTCATCGTCGGCGGCGGCTTCGGGATCGTCGGACTCGGCGTCCCGTTGCTGATCCTCGCGCTCCGCAAACCGTCCTGGAAACAGGACCTGTCGGCCGACCCGCTGTCCGAGGAGGCCTGA
- a CDS encoding RNA-binding S4 domain-containing protein: protein MSDIHDAVPIRDESIRLGQFLKLANLIESGAEAKEVIADGLVSVNGEVEVRRGRQLRDGDVVEIGGMTARVSSQS from the coding sequence ATGTCCGACATTCACGACGCCGTGCCGATCCGCGACGAATCCATCCGTCTCGGCCAATTCCTGAAGCTCGCCAACCTCATCGAGTCGGGGGCCGAGGCGAAGGAAGTGATCGCCGACGGGCTCGTGTCGGTGAACGGTGAGGTCGAGGTGCGGCGGGGCCGGCAGTTGCGGGACGGGGATGTCGTGGAGATCGGTGGGATGACGGCGCGGGTGAGTTCTCAGTCCTGA
- the rraA gene encoding ribonuclease E activity regulator RraA, whose translation MTEPVATADLADEIGPEIRSCDTQFTQFGGRKVFSGPITTIKCFQDNLLVKQTLGEPGNGGVLVVDGDASIHTALVGDIIAGRGVDNGWAGVIVNGAVRDSAILATLDIGVKALGTNPRKSTQTGSGEKNVPITIGGVTFNPGETVYSDQDGVVVR comes from the coding sequence ATGACTGAACCCGTGGCAACCGCCGACCTGGCAGACGAGATCGGACCCGAGATCCGGAGCTGCGACACGCAGTTCACCCAGTTCGGCGGCCGTAAAGTGTTCTCCGGCCCCATCACCACGATCAAGTGCTTCCAGGACAACCTGCTGGTCAAGCAGACCCTCGGTGAGCCCGGCAACGGCGGCGTCCTGGTGGTCGACGGTGACGCCAGCATCCACACCGCCCTGGTCGGCGACATCATCGCCGGTCGCGGCGTCGACAACGGCTGGGCCGGCGTCATCGTCAACGGCGCGGTCCGCGACTCGGCGATCCTCGCGACGCTCGACATCGGCGTCAAGGCACTCGGAACCAACCCCCGCAAGAGCACGCAGACCGGCTCCGGTGAGAAGAACGTCCCGATCACGATCGGCGGCGTCACGTTCAACCCCGGCGAGACCGTCTACAGCGATCAGGACGGCGTCGTCGTCCGCTGA
- a CDS encoding IclR family transcriptional regulator produces MARNSPQTERIVMLTELLADEPETPRSLADIARHLGVAKATCYPMVVALTEAGWLIRHPTRKTYRLGPALIPVGRAAETATDVVDLARSVMHELADASDLASIAFVQSGDDVVVAEVVQPVGGRRGTLGLRLGDKVLLAPPIGSGIAAWYPREQREEWYARGAEDLGVGVDDLRAAYEPALALVRERGYAVESMQQQEHSLAGAVSELRGRGVGGHRSTVALREARKLLSADAVVGDIDPEGSYQPLSINAAAFDRDGEPAVVLCVADASRPMSGVRTAEIGELVRDAAARVTAAMHGRHP; encoded by the coding sequence ATGGCACGAAATTCCCCGCAGACCGAACGCATCGTGATGCTGACGGAACTCCTCGCAGACGAGCCGGAGACGCCTCGGAGCCTCGCGGACATCGCCCGGCACCTCGGCGTCGCGAAGGCCACCTGCTATCCGATGGTCGTCGCGCTGACCGAGGCAGGCTGGCTCATCCGGCACCCCACCCGCAAGACATACCGCCTCGGTCCCGCGCTGATCCCGGTGGGGCGTGCCGCCGAGACGGCCACGGACGTCGTCGACCTCGCGCGGTCGGTGATGCACGAACTGGCCGACGCGTCCGACCTGGCCTCCATCGCGTTCGTGCAATCGGGAGACGACGTGGTGGTGGCGGAGGTGGTGCAGCCGGTCGGCGGGCGCCGGGGAACCCTCGGGTTGCGCCTCGGCGACAAGGTGCTGCTGGCGCCGCCGATCGGCTCGGGGATCGCGGCCTGGTATCCACGGGAGCAGCGCGAGGAGTGGTATGCCCGCGGCGCGGAGGATCTGGGTGTGGGGGTGGACGATCTGCGGGCGGCGTACGAGCCGGCTCTCGCGCTCGTCCGGGAACGCGGATATGCGGTGGAATCGATGCAGCAGCAGGAGCATTCGCTGGCCGGCGCCGTGTCGGAACTTCGCGGTCGCGGCGTGGGAGGGCACCGCTCGACCGTCGCGCTGCGAGAGGCGCGCAAACTGTTGTCGGCGGATGCGGTGGTCGGTGACATCGACCCGGAGGGCAGCTACCAGCCGCTGTCGATCAACGCGGCGGCCTTCGACCGCGACGGGGAACCGGCAGTCGTGCTGTGCGTCGCCGATGCGTCCCGGCCGATGTCGGGGGTGCGCACGGCGGAAATCGGTGAATTGGTCCGCGACGCCGCGGCCCGGGTGACGGCCGCCATGCACGGCCGCCACCCGTGA
- a CDS encoding dipeptidase has protein sequence MSDDIRSKVAALMPTARDELAELVAMRSVADPRQFPPEECLRAAEWVEDAFVGAGIGHVELIETSDGSHAVVGHQPGPDGAPTVLLYCHYDVQPPGDEKLWHTDPFTLTERDGRWYGRGAADCKGNIVMHLLALRALGAPFPVGIRIVAEGSEEMGTGGLENLVEARPELFDADMILVVDTGNAAVGSPTVTTTLRGIANVVVHVETLAGEVHSGMFGGPAPDALAALVQMLATLRDRDGNTVVDGLESDQTWTGVDYPEAQFRTDAGVLDGVRLAGSSSVADAVWARPALTILGIDCPPVVGSAAAIQPRASARLNLRVPPGMDPQKAQDALAAHLENAAPWNARVTVEREAVGSPFRATTDGPGYAALAAAMEEAFGKQLGTAGQGGSIPLCNVFSAVIPTAEIALIGVEEPRCLIHAPNESVDPGEIENLAVAEALFLRRFAGQD, from the coding sequence ATGTCCGACGACATCCGTTCCAAGGTAGCCGCGCTGATGCCCACGGCGCGTGACGAACTCGCCGAACTGGTCGCCATGCGGTCGGTGGCCGATCCGCGGCAGTTCCCACCGGAGGAGTGCCTTCGCGCCGCCGAGTGGGTCGAGGACGCGTTCGTCGGGGCCGGGATCGGACACGTCGAACTGATCGAGACGTCCGACGGTTCACACGCCGTCGTCGGGCATCAGCCCGGGCCGGACGGCGCGCCGACCGTGCTGCTGTACTGCCATTACGACGTTCAGCCGCCCGGCGACGAGAAGCTCTGGCACACCGACCCCTTCACGCTCACCGAGCGGGACGGGCGCTGGTACGGGCGCGGCGCGGCCGACTGCAAGGGCAACATCGTGATGCACCTGCTGGCGTTGCGGGCCCTCGGCGCCCCGTTCCCGGTCGGCATCCGAATCGTCGCCGAAGGATCCGAGGAGATGGGCACCGGCGGGCTCGAGAATCTCGTCGAGGCCAGGCCCGAACTGTTCGACGCCGACATGATCCTCGTCGTCGACACCGGAAACGCCGCCGTCGGGAGCCCCACCGTCACCACCACGCTGCGCGGCATCGCGAACGTCGTGGTCCACGTCGAGACCCTGGCCGGGGAAGTGCATTCGGGCATGTTCGGCGGGCCGGCCCCCGACGCGCTCGCCGCGCTCGTCCAGATGCTTGCCACCCTGCGTGACCGGGACGGCAACACCGTCGTCGACGGCCTCGAATCGGACCAGACGTGGACGGGTGTCGACTACCCCGAGGCCCAGTTCCGCACCGACGCCGGGGTGCTCGACGGGGTGCGTCTCGCCGGGTCGAGTTCGGTGGCCGACGCCGTGTGGGCGCGTCCGGCGCTGACGATCCTCGGCATCGACTGCCCGCCCGTCGTCGGGTCGGCCGCCGCCATCCAGCCCCGCGCATCGGCCCGCCTCAACCTGCGGGTACCACCCGGCATGGACCCCCAGAAGGCGCAGGACGCGCTCGCCGCGCACCTCGAGAACGCCGCACCGTGGAATGCGCGGGTGACGGTCGAACGCGAAGCGGTGGGCTCCCCGTTCCGCGCGACCACGGACGGTCCCGGGTACGCCGCCCTCGCCGCGGCAATGGAGGAAGCGTTCGGGAAGCAACTCGGAACCGCCGGGCAGGGCGGCTCCATCCCCCTGTGCAACGTCTTCTCCGCCGTGATCCCGACAGCGGAGATCGCCCTGATCGGAGTGGAGGAACCGCGCTGCCTCATCCATGCCCCCAACGAGAGTGTGGATCCCGGCGAAATCGAGAACCTCGCCGTCGCCGAGGCACTCTTCCTGCGGCGGTTCGCCGGTCAGGACTGA
- the lysX gene encoding bifunctional lysylphosphatidylglycerol synthetase/lysine--tRNA ligase LysX produces the protein MSASTETHHASEAAVPTAPRPRPALGSKSGRLHQVPHIAGLILGVFSVLVFLWSISPVLRYYVHVPREYIDTYYFDAPDTSLSWALVVALLAAALASRKRIAWWLLTIYLVLILITNVIVSITDRNVNAMVAAVVQVVLIGILVAARPEFYTRVRRGAGWKALGVLIVGLAIGTLVGWGLVELFPGTLPQGERFLWALNRVTALAAADNEQFSGRPHGFVNTLLGLFGAMALLAAVITLFRAQRSHNALTGNDESALRGLLLQYGADDSLGYFATRRDKAVVFAPSGKAAITYRVELGVCLASGDPIGDPEAWPHAIEAWQTLASQYGWATAVMGASETGATAYNKAGLTVLQLGDEAILRTREFNLSGRDMRQVRQAVTRVRRQGVTVRIRRHRDVPPEEMAEAIRLADAWRDTETERGFSMALGRLGDRLDGDCLLVEAIAEDGEIDGILSLVPWGPTGVSLDLMRRKPTSPNGVVELMVSELATTSDQFGITKVSLNFAVFRSVFEEGSRIGAGPILRIWRSILVFFSRWWQLEALYRSNVKYQPEWVPRFLCFDDNRELLRVGFASAVAEGFVTLPRFGRSGTHDAIEHTGHHAAVPAALVAAEGLHSDGSAPGEGLAPTATGPKRPEQVRVRLDKLTGLAEQGIDPYPVAYPPSHTVTEAVESPEGTTVRIAGRLLRIRDYGGVVFAVVRDWSGDIQVLVDEARVGTDRIRAFAAEFDLGDLVEVAGVIGYSRRGALSLLANEWRMTGKCLHPLPDKWKGLSDPETRVRQRYVDLAINTDARRLLEARSAVVKSLRDSLGGRGFLEVETPILQQVHGGANAAPFLTHINAYNLDLYLRIAPELYLKRLCVAGMEKVFEIGRVFRNEGVDFKHNPEFTILEAYEAHSDYEKMMVLCRELIQTAAVAAYGREIIMRPGPDGTLVEVDISGEWPVKTMHQAVAEKLGVDVSPETPLAELQRLCDEHEIPYQSTWDAGAVAQEMYEHLVEDYTEFPTFYTNFPTSMSPLTRPHPTIPGVAAKWDLVAWGVELGTAYSELTDPVDQRNRLTEQSMLAAGGDEEAMELDEDFLQALEHAMPPTGGLGMGVDRVVMLITGGSIRETLAFPLAKPRQ, from the coding sequence ATGTCAGCTAGCACCGAGACACACCACGCGTCCGAGGCGGCCGTCCCCACCGCACCACGGCCCCGACCCGCCCTCGGCTCGAAGAGCGGGCGCCTGCACCAGGTTCCCCACATCGCGGGACTGATCCTGGGCGTCTTCTCGGTGCTCGTATTCCTGTGGAGCATCTCCCCGGTGCTGCGCTACTACGTGCACGTGCCGCGGGAGTACATCGACACGTACTACTTCGACGCCCCCGACACCAGCCTGTCGTGGGCGCTGGTAGTCGCGCTGCTCGCGGCGGCGCTGGCCAGCCGCAAACGCATCGCCTGGTGGCTGCTGACGATCTATCTGGTGCTGATCCTGATCACCAACGTGATCGTGAGCATCACCGACCGGAACGTGAACGCGATGGTCGCCGCCGTGGTCCAGGTGGTGCTGATCGGCATCCTCGTCGCGGCCCGGCCCGAGTTCTACACCCGGGTCCGGCGCGGCGCCGGCTGGAAGGCGCTGGGCGTGCTCATCGTCGGGCTCGCGATCGGCACTCTCGTCGGGTGGGGACTCGTCGAATTGTTCCCCGGCACCCTGCCGCAGGGCGAGCGATTCCTGTGGGCTCTCAACCGCGTGACCGCGCTGGCCGCCGCCGACAACGAACAGTTCAGCGGACGACCGCACGGATTCGTCAACACCCTCCTCGGCCTGTTCGGCGCCATGGCCCTGCTCGCCGCCGTCATCACCCTGTTCCGCGCCCAGCGCTCCCACAACGCGCTCACCGGCAACGACGAATCGGCGCTGCGCGGACTGCTGCTGCAGTACGGCGCGGACGACTCCCTCGGCTACTTCGCCACCCGCCGCGACAAGGCCGTCGTGTTCGCGCCGAGCGGGAAGGCGGCCATCACCTACCGCGTCGAACTCGGCGTCTGCCTCGCCAGCGGTGATCCGATCGGCGACCCCGAGGCCTGGCCACACGCGATCGAGGCGTGGCAGACGCTCGCGTCCCAATACGGTTGGGCCACCGCCGTGATGGGCGCCAGCGAAACCGGGGCCACCGCCTACAACAAGGCCGGTCTCACCGTGCTCCAGCTCGGCGACGAGGCGATCCTCCGCACCCGCGAGTTCAACCTCAGCGGTCGCGACATGCGGCAGGTCCGCCAGGCCGTCACCCGCGTCCGCCGCCAGGGCGTCACCGTCCGGATCCGCAGGCACCGCGACGTCCCCCCCGAGGAAATGGCCGAGGCCATCCGGCTCGCGGACGCCTGGCGCGACACCGAGACCGAGCGCGGATTCTCGATGGCGCTCGGCCGGCTCGGCGACCGCCTCGACGGCGACTGCCTGCTGGTGGAGGCCATCGCCGAGGACGGTGAGATCGACGGCATCCTGTCGCTGGTTCCGTGGGGACCGACCGGTGTCTCGCTCGACCTGATGCGCCGCAAGCCGACCTCCCCCAACGGGGTCGTCGAACTGATGGTGTCCGAACTGGCCACCACCTCCGACCAATTCGGCATCACCAAGGTGTCGCTGAACTTCGCGGTGTTCCGCTCGGTCTTCGAGGAGGGCTCCCGCATCGGGGCCGGACCCATTCTGCGAATCTGGCGCTCGATCCTCGTCTTCTTCTCCCGATGGTGGCAGCTCGAGGCGCTCTACCGATCCAACGTGAAGTACCAGCCGGAGTGGGTGCCGCGGTTCCTCTGCTTCGACGACAACAGGGAACTGCTGCGCGTCGGATTCGCCTCGGCCGTCGCGGAAGGATTCGTGACGCTGCCGCGGTTCGGCCGTTCCGGGACCCACGACGCCATCGAGCACACCGGCCACCACGCCGCGGTTCCCGCCGCACTCGTCGCCGCCGAGGGATTGCACTCCGACGGCAGCGCCCCCGGTGAGGGCCTCGCACCGACGGCGACCGGACCCAAACGTCCCGAGCAGGTCCGCGTCCGGCTCGACAAGTTGACCGGCCTGGCGGAACAGGGCATCGACCCCTATCCGGTCGCGTACCCGCCCAGCCACACCGTGACCGAGGCAGTGGAATCCCCCGAGGGGACGACGGTCCGCATCGCGGGACGCCTGCTCCGGATCCGCGACTACGGCGGCGTCGTGTTCGCGGTGGTCCGGGACTGGTCCGGAGACATCCAGGTCCTCGTCGACGAAGCCCGGGTGGGAACCGATCGGATCCGGGCGTTCGCCGCCGAATTCGACCTCGGCGACCTCGTCGAGGTCGCGGGTGTCATCGGCTACAGCCGCCGGGGAGCGCTGTCGCTGCTGGCGAACGAGTGGCGCATGACCGGCAAGTGCCTGCACCCCCTGCCCGACAAGTGGAAGGGACTGTCCGACCCGGAGACCCGGGTGCGGCAGCGGTACGTCGACCTCGCGATCAACACCGATGCCCGGCGCCTGCTCGAGGCCCGCAGCGCCGTCGTGAAGTCGTTGCGGGATTCGCTCGGCGGCCGCGGCTTCCTCGAGGTGGAGACCCCGATCCTGCAGCAGGTCCACGGCGGCGCGAACGCGGCCCCGTTCCTCACCCACATCAACGCCTACAACCTGGACCTCTACCTGCGGATCGCGCCGGAGCTGTACCTCAAGCGGCTCTGCGTCGCCGGCATGGAGAAGGTGTTCGAGATCGGCCGCGTCTTCCGGAACGAGGGCGTCGATTTCAAGCACAACCCGGAGTTCACCATCCTCGAGGCGTACGAGGCGCACAGCGACTACGAGAAGATGATGGTGCTGTGCCGGGAACTCATCCAGACCGCGGCGGTCGCCGCGTACGGACGCGAGATCATCATGCGCCCCGGACCCGACGGCACGCTGGTGGAGGTCGACATCTCCGGCGAATGGCCCGTCAAGACGATGCATCAGGCGGTCGCGGAAAAACTCGGCGTCGACGTCTCCCCCGAAACACCGCTCGCGGAACTGCAACGGCTGTGCGACGAACACGAGATCCCGTACCAGTCGACCTGGGACGCGGGCGCCGTCGCGCAGGAAATGTACGAGCACCTCGTCGAGGACTACACCGAATTCCCCACGTTCTACACCAACTTCCCGACCTCGATGTCACCGCTGACGCGTCCGCACCCCACCATTCCGGGGGTCGCGGCGAAGTGGGACCTCGTCGCGTGGGGCGTCGAACTCGGCACCGCGTACAGCGAACTCACCGACCCCGTCGATCAGCGGAACCGGCTCACCGAGCAGTCGATGCTCGCCGCCGGCGGCGACGAGGAGGCGATGGAACTCGACGAGGACTTCCTGCAGGCCCTCGAGCACGCCATGCCCCCGACCGGTGGGCTCGGCATGGGCGTCGACCGTGTCGTCATGCTCATCACCGGCGGCAGCATCCGCGAAACCCTCGCCTTCCCCCTGGCCAAGCCGAGGCAATGA
- a CDS encoding oxygenase MpaB family protein produces MKRFDLRRRTDRLDPETQYEEIARILATQEFPWDINQALSFALFRTYAVPSIGRLLFETGEFTERVQKRYDDTGLILDAVLENGLTSDPGRAGIRRMNQMHGSYDISNDDMRYVLSTFVVIPARWIEDFGWRKLTRNEIVGTTNYYRALGKYMGIKEIPSTFEAFETFLDDYERDNFLFDPGGRAVADSTLELLCTFPPNNLAPAALIKRFSWALMDDPLLTAFAYRRPSRLARTLSRGALKARARLVRFYPVRTVPKFARDLPNIRSYPNGYEVEKLGTFPRTCPVQHTNGTVAPENTSSRTALDA; encoded by the coding sequence ATGAAACGCTTCGACCTCCGTCGCCGGACCGACCGCCTCGACCCCGAGACGCAGTACGAAGAGATCGCCCGGATCCTCGCAACGCAGGAGTTTCCGTGGGACATCAACCAGGCCCTCAGCTTCGCGCTGTTCCGGACGTACGCCGTGCCCAGCATCGGCAGGCTGCTGTTCGAGACGGGGGAATTCACCGAACGGGTGCAGAAACGCTACGACGACACCGGCCTGATTCTCGACGCGGTCCTCGAAAACGGTCTCACCAGCGACCCCGGCCGCGCCGGCATCCGCCGGATGAACCAGATGCACGGTTCCTACGACATCTCCAACGACGACATGCGGTACGTGCTGTCGACGTTCGTGGTGATCCCGGCGCGCTGGATCGAAGACTTCGGCTGGCGGAAGCTCACCCGCAACGAGATCGTCGGTACCACCAACTACTACCGTGCGCTCGGCAAGTACATGGGCATCAAGGAGATTCCCTCGACCTTCGAGGCGTTCGAAACGTTCCTCGACGACTACGAGCGGGACAACTTCCTCTTCGACCCGGGCGGGCGCGCAGTCGCCGACTCCACGCTCGAACTCCTGTGCACGTTCCCACCGAACAATCTCGCTCCCGCCGCCCTGATCAAGCGGTTCTCCTGGGCGCTCATGGACGATCCGCTTCTCACCGCGTTCGCCTACCGGCGGCCGTCCCGCCTCGCGCGGACTCTGTCGCGGGGCGCATTGAAGGCCCGCGCCCGGCTCGTCCGGTTCTATCCCGTGCGCACCGTGCCCAAGTTCGCCCGCGACCTGCCCAACATTCGCAGCTACCCGAACGGGTACGAAGTGGAGAAACTGGGCACCTTCCCCCGAACCTGCCCCGTGCAGCACACCAACGGTACGGTCGCGCCGGAAAACACCTCATCCCGAACCGCTTTGGACGCCTGA